The Acidobacteriota bacterium genomic interval CTTCCGTGCGGGACCCCGTCGCCGCCGCTGCGCTCTCACCGCATGGCAGCCGAAGTGGCGCCCGGGATTGCTGGCGAGACGATTGCTAGGCTCCTCCCGGAGGTCGACGCGGTGATGGAAGCATGAGACGCCGGACGATCACGATTCGGACGGCGGCCCCCATCGCGGTCCTCCTCGCCCTTCTCGCGCCGGCCTCGGCGGCCCCGGCGACCATCCAGCCCGGCGACCTCTTCGCCGGAGTCTTCTTCGGCCAGGTGAACTGGTACTCGAACGCCGGCGCGTTCCAGCGCTCGCTCCACACGACCGGGAGCCGCTGGTCCACGGGGATGTCGTTCGACGGCGCCGGTCGCCTCTACGTCACCAACTTCATCGAGCAGAGCGTGAGCCGGTTCGACGCCGGCGGAAATCTCCTCGGCGGCTTCGCGAACGGGTTCGGCGGAAAGCCCGAGTCAATCGTCTTCGACGCGGCGGGCGAGGCCCTCATCGGCGTCGCGGACGGCGACGGCGACGTGAAGCGCTTCGACGCGGCCGGCAACCTCGTGGCCGAGTACGCCGTCGCGGTCGAGAACCAGGGTGCCGACTGGATCGACCTCGCCCCCGACCAGTGCACTCTGTACTACACGTCGGAAGGGGCGCGCGTGAAGCGGTACGACGTCTGCGCCGGCGCGCAGCTCCCGGACTTCGCGACGGACCTCCACGGGCCCGCGTACGCCCTGCGCCTCCTCGCCGACGGCGGCCTCCTGGTCGCCGACACGGAGGACATCCACCGGCTCGACTCCGCCGGCGTGACGGTGCGGACCTACTCGGTCCCGGGGGAGTTCGACTGGTTCGCCCTCAACGTCGATCGCGACGGGGCCACTTTCTGGGCGGGTGACTACGACAGCGGCGATGCGTACCGCTTCGACATCGCCACCGGCGCCGTCGTGGCCGGCCCGATCCTCACGTGCAACTCCATCTGCCTCAGCGGCCTCGTCGCCTTCGGCGATCCGGACGTGGACGGCGACGGCGTCCCCGATCGCCGCGACAACTGTCCCCTCGCCGCAAACGGCGCCCAGGCCGACACCGACGGCGACAGGGTCGGCGACGCCTGCGACGGCGACCCGCTGAACCCGGCGGCGTGGGGGGCGCCGAGCGAGCCGCTGCATCTGGTCTTCTCGAGTTCCGGCACCCTCACGTGGAGCGCGCCGGTCAGGACGGGAGGCGTCCCGGCCTACGACACGATCCGCGCCGAGATCAGCTCCGATTTCACGATCACCGCGACCTGCGTCGAGTCGGGGGGGACCGACACGACCACCTTCGACCCGTACGTCCCGCCGACCGGCAGCGCGGTCTACTACCTCGTCCGGGCCGCGACCGCCTGCCCCTCGTGCACCGGCCCGCTCGGCACCACGTCGGCGGGCGATCCGAGAGTCGCTGTCGGCTGCCCCTGACCCGGCCTTCCCGGGCTCGCCCCCGCCCGCCGCCCGTGTCATGCTCTCCCGGCGCCCCGCGCGCGACGGAGGGACTCCATGACGCGATCACCCGCAACGATTCTCGTCTCCACGATCGCCGTCGCCGCGCTTTCGGGACTCCTTCCGATCGCCGGCGACGCGCAGAGCCCGAAGCCGCCCGCGACGGGCCCCGCCATGGACGGTCCCGCCCGCCACGCCGTCATCCTCGTGAGGCTGGCCGCCGATCTGATCGAGACGCGCGGGCGCGAGCGCGCCTTCGAGGAGTTCCGGAAGAAGGGGGGGATGTTCTACCGCGGCGACACGTACGTCTTCGTCGACGACATGGCGGGGAAGGCCCTTCTCAATCCGGCCTTCCCCGAGGTGGAAGGGAAGAGCATGATCGACGAGAAGGACGCGAACGGGAAGCTGCTGCAGCGCGCGATGATCGATCTTCTAAGGGAAAAGGAAGAGGGGTGGGTCGACTACATGTGGCCGAAGCCCGGGGAGACGGCTCCCTCTCACAAGTGGACCTACGTGAAGCGCGTCACCGTCGACGGCGCCCCCGCCCTCGTCGGCGCGGGGATCTACGCGGAGTGAGGGGGGCGCGCGGCGAGATTCGCGCTTGACGGATCCCGCCGATCCGGGTATCTGGAGCGAGCAGGACGTCTGCCGTTCGATGGAGGGCCCCCGATGAGCCGGAATCGTCTTTCGATCGCGAAGTCCATGCTCCCCGCACTCGCCGCCGTCGCCGCCCTCGCTGTGCTCACGGGGCTGATCGCGGCCGCGCCGCAAGGGCCGCAAGGGATTGAGACGAAGGGCGCGTCCGCCCCCGCCGCGTCGAGCGACGATGCCGCCGGCACCGATGCCGCCTGCCGGCGCGCGCCGGAGTGCTCGACCGACGCCGACTGCGACGCCATCTGCGGAGTGGGTCTGGGCCATTGCGTGCATAGCAGCTGCCCCGTGCGCATCTGCAAGTGCCGCTGATCGGCGCCCCCGCGTGACCCCTGCCCCTCTCGAGCCCGCCGCCGGCGATCTCTGCGAGTTGACGCTGACGGCGCCGTACGGCTCCATCGACTTGAGGGCTCCGCCGCAGCCCATCGTCTGGACACCCGGAGAGTTCGATCGCTTCAAGGTGTTCGTGAGGGCCTCATACCGGTATGAACCGGAGGTCACCGCGAGATTCGATCGAATCTGCCGGCACGCGCACGGGAAGGGAAGCGGATACACGAAGTCGGCCCGGTTCTACGTGCCGTGACGAGGCAAGCCGTCGGTCTTGATGGGCTGATGGCGCGGCGCACGGGTTGAGAGACGACCACCCGCACGAGGCTTCATTCCGTCGAGCAGAAAAAATAATGACGCCGCTTCGGGATCGCCGTATGATCCCGTGGCAAGCACACAGGAAGTGGCGCCGTGACGCACCGACCGTCCTCCCTCCGTCGCTCCCCTGCATTCCTCCTCTTCAGCGCTTTCTGCATCGCGTTGACCTCGCCCCCGGCATCCGCGACCCAGAGCCAGAGACTGATCGCGATGCTTCCGGCGGCCACCACCGTCGCCACCGGGGACATCGACGGGGACGGCCATCAGGACGTCGTCGCCGGATCCCTTCTCGGGGGCTCGGATCCCTTCCCCCGTCTCGTCTGGTACCGGAACGACGGCGCGGCCGCGCCGTCCTTCATCCCGCACGTTCTCGTCTCGGGCCGGAACTTCGACGTGGCCGGAGTCGACGTGTCGTCTGCAGATCTGGACAGGGACGGGGATCTCGACATCCTGTACGTCGGCGCGCTCGGCGTGGCGTGGTTCGAGAATCTCGGAGGGACGCCGGCCTCGCTCGCCTTCCATCAGGTCAAGGCGCTGCCGGCCACGTCGCGGGGCAACCTCGGCGCCGCCGACGTGGATGGGGACGGCGATCTCGACCTCGTGGGGGGATGGACCAACCCCACGAGCGGGACCGTCGCCTGGTTCGAGAGCACCGGGGCGAAGCCCCCCGCCTTCACGGAGCACGACGTGGCCGTCTCGGGTGCGTTCGTCGCGGGCGCGCGGGCGGCTGACGTGGACGGCGACGGTGACGTCGATATCGTCGCCGCGTTCATCTCGAACGACACGATCGCGTGGTACGAGAATGGCGGCGGCTCCGTCCCCGCGGTCACGCCGCACATCGTGAGCGAGGACCCCGACGGCACTGGAGCCAAACAGGGATTCGCCGACATCCCCTTCTACCTCGCCGCGGGAGACCTCGACGCGGATGGCCGGGTCGATCTCGTCACGGCGTCGAGCTTCGACGGAAAGGTCGCCTGGTACCCCGGCAAGTAGCGCGCGTTATTGATTCGCTACAGAATCGCGCATCGAATTCCAATCGCTCGATCATCCCCGCCCTGCGGCACCGGGATCAAGTTTCCAATCGATTCGCCGATGAGTCATTCAGGGCCCGCCCATTCGACGATGCAGGTGGTCTCTGACGCCGAGTGCCCGCCCCGGACGATCGGGTTGCGAAGGAGACGCGAGATCGCCGATGAACAGCAGCCGGATCGTCGCCGTGTCGTTCGGGGCAGTATGGGTCGGGGGAGTCGTCCTCGGCCTCGGCATGCTCCTCGTCTTCGATACGACGCCGGGCGTGCAGGGCGGGACTCCCGCCCGGTGGCCGGAGGCGACCGCCCTCTTGCGGAAACCGGGGCTCCCGACACTTGTCATGGCGGCTCATCCGCAATGTTCGTGCACGCGCGCGAGTCTGGCGGAGTTGTCCCGAATCATGGCGACTCTCGCGGGGCGACTCGACGCTCACGTCGTCGTCCTCTCGCCGCGCGACGTCCCGCGCTCGTGGGTCGAGAATGTCCTGTGGCGAACGGCTGAGGAGATTCCGGGCGTGACCGTCGTCGCCGACGCCGGGGGCCGGGAGGCGGATCGCTTCGGACTCGAGACTTCCGGGCAGACTCTTCTCTATGACTCGGGTGGGATTCTCCGTTTCGCAGGCGGCGTCACGTCCATGCGCGGGCACGAGGGGGACAACGCCGGACGGAGCGCCATCGTCGCGCTCGTCACGGGCGGGACGCCGGCGATCGACAGAACGCTCGTGTTCGGGTGCGCGCTGCACGCCGAGACGGGGGGAAGAGAATGATGGAGCGCGCGATGCGGCAAGCCGAATCTTTCGCAGGAATTGCCCCGTCCATCGCGGGAAGAGCCGGCGAGATCCTGGCGTCGCGCTGGCGCGCGCTGGCGGCGCAGACCGACCGCATCTTCGTCGGCCTCCTCGTCTTCGAGTGGCTGGCCGGCATGGCGTTCGCCGAGTGGATCTCACCGCGCACGTGGGGCGGCCTCGAAAGCGCCGTGCACCCTCACGTCATTGCGGCCGTGTTCCTCGGGGCGGCCGTCGTCAGCTTTCCGATCTTCATGGTGTTCACGCGGCCGGCGGCGCCGGCGACGCGTCACGTCATCGCCGTGGCCCAGATGCTGATGGGCGGCCTTCTCATCCAGTTCACGGGCGGTCGGATCGAGACCCACTTCATCGTCTTCGGATCTCTCGCGTTCGTCGCCTTTTACCGCGATTGGAGGGTCCTCGTCTCCGCGTCGGCGGCTGTCGCCATCGACCATCTCGTGCGCGGCGTCATATGGCCGCAGTCCATCTACGGCGTTCTGACGCCGACGGTGTGGAGGTCCCTGGAGCACGCCGGCTGGGTCGTCTTCTGCGATTTCTTCCTCATCGCCTCGTGCCGGCGCGGGGTCGCCGAGATGAAGGAGACGGCGGAACGGCAGGCCGAGCTGGAGGCGATCAATCTTGGAATCGAGAAGCAGATCGATCTGCGGACGTCGGAGCTCATGGAGAGCGAGGAACGGTTCCGGTCCCTGTCCGCGTCGGCCCCCGTCGGAATCTTCCAGATGGACGCCTCCGGGATGTGCCTCTACACCAACCCATGCTGGCAGGAGATAGCCGGGCTCACTCTTCCCGAGAGCCTCGGTGCCGGGTGGAAGAGGGCGCTCCACCCCGAGGACAGCGAGCGGGTGCTCCGGGAGGCCGCCGCCGCGGCGTCCGAGGGTCGCGAGCTCTCACTCGAGTTCAGATATCAACGCCCCGGAGACTCCGAGCGTTGGGTGCACGCGCGCTCCACGGCGGTGAGGGACGCGGACGGGAAGGTCACCGGACGGGTCGGCACCGTCGAGGACATCACCGAGCGCCGCGCCGCGGAAGCCGTGCTTCGAGAGGCCAAGGAGGCCGCCGAGGCGGGCACGAGGGCCAAGTCGTCGTTTCTGGCCACCATGAGCCACGAGATCCGCACCCCGATGAACGGCGTGATCGGGATGACCGGGCTGTTGATGGATACGACGCTGAACGAAGAGCAGAGACAGTACGCCGAGACGATTCGGACGTCCGGCCAGGCGCTCCTGACGATCATCAACGACATCCTGGACTTCTCCAAGATCGAGGCGGGCAAGCTGCACATAGAGATCATCGACTTCGACGTTCGGACGATGGTGGAGGAGGCGCTGGAGCTCCTGGCCGAGCGCGCTCACGAGAAGAAGCTCGAGATCGGATGTCTCGTCCACCCGGACGTCCCGATCTCGCTGCGCGGCGACCCGGGGCGCCTCAGACAGATCCTCACGAATTTCCTCAGCAACGGCGTCAAGTTCACTGCGAAGGGAGAGGTCATCGTCCGCGTCAGGGCCCTCGAGGAGTCGGCCGACGCCGTCACGGTGCGGGTCGACGTCAGCGACACGGGCATCGGCATAGCGCCCGACAGCCTCGCCGGCCTTTTTCTCCCGTTCACGCAGGCCGACGCGTCCACGACTCGCCGGTTCGGCGGGACGGGTCTGGGGCTGGCCATCTCCCGCCAGCTCGCGGAGGCGATGGGGGGTGAGGTCGGGGCCGTCAGCGAGCCCGGGAAGGGGAGCACCTTCTGGTTCACCGCACGGCTCGAGAGGAGCCAGACGAGCTCCATGAGCCGGACCGTTCCCCGCAAGGACCTGAGGGGGCTCAGAGCCCTCGTCGTGGACGACAACGAGACGAACCGGATGATTCTTCGCGCCCAGACCCGCAACTGGGGGATGGAGTCCGAGGAGGCCGCGGACGGTCCTCGCGCTCTCGCGATGCTGAGGGATTCGGCGCAGGGCGACCGGTTCGACATCGTGATTCTCGACATGGAGATGCCGGGAATGGACGGTCTGGAGGTGGCGCGCGCCATTCGCGCCGACGCGGCCCTGGCGCCCGCGAGGATTCTGATGCTGACGTCCGTGGGCATCCGTGGGCACGCGGAAGAATCGAAGCGCGCGGGCGTGGACGCTTACCTGACCAAGCCCGTCCGCGAATCCCAGCTCTACGATTGCATGAGGAGTCTCTCAGGCGCAAATCCAAGCGCGGATCGCGTGAGCGAACCCGCATCCAGGCCGCTCGTGACGCGGCACTCCCTCAAGGAGGAGAAGGCGCGGGCGCGGGCGCGAGTCCTCGTCGTCGAGGACAACGAGGTGAATCAGAGGGTCGCGGTCCACATGTTGAAGAAGCTCGGCCTGAGCGTTGACGTCGTGGCCAACGGTCTGGAGGCGGTCGAGGCCGTGGCGCGAATCCCGTACGACGTCGTGCTGATGGACTGCCTGATGCCCGAGATGGATGGGTACCAGGCGACGCGGGCGATCCGCGACGCGGAGCGGGGGAAGGGAACGCACACGCCAATCGTCGCGATGACCGCCAACGCCCTCGAAGGCGACAGGGAGAAATGTCTCGAGGCGGGGATGGACGACTACGTCACGAAGCCCGTGACGAAGCAGACGTTGGAGGCCGCGATCGCGCGCTGGCTGACTCCCGCGGAGCCTGAATCCCTCACGCCCGGACCCGCCGGGGGCACAGCCTCCAGGAGCAACGTGACGGCTGGCCGGGAGATCATGGAACGGCTGGCCAGGCAGGTCGGAGAGGAGGACCCGGCTTTTCTCGCCGATCTCATCGAATCGTTCCTGAACGAGGTGCCTTCCACCCTCGCGAGCATCCGGGAGGCGGTCGCGCGAATGGACGCGGGAGCGCTCCGTGCCTCCGCGCACTCCCTCAAGGGAGCGTCGGGCACGATGGGCGTCGCGCGCATGTCGTCAATCTGCGCCGATCTCGAAGCCCACGCGAAGACCGGAAGCGTCGACGGCGCGACGCCGCTCTTGAAGGAGCTCGAGGACGAGTTTTCACGCCTGACCGAGGCGCTCGCCGTCGCGCGGTGAGGGCGCTCAGCGGGGGGTGACGATCAGGATCTTCCCCTCGGGTCCGTCGGCGACGTACGCGACCCCGTCGTCGGTGACGACGGCGTTTCGCGCCCCCTTCGCGGTCGCGGTCGAGGCCGTGCTCGCGAGAATCCCCTTCTCGTCGACGTGCGCCACGGTGAGCATCGCGGCGCCGGCGGCCGCGACATAGAGAGCGCGCGACGACGGCAGGTAGTCGAGGTTGTCCACCCCCGCTCCCGTATCGAGCTTCGAGAGGATCTTACCGTCCGACCCCGCGTCCAGGACCTCGACGTGGTCGGTGCAGGCGACCATCAGCATCTGGCTCTTCGAGTCGATCGCGAGCCCACGGGGGCCGCTCTCGCCGCAGGCGGGAGCCCAGTCGGCGACGACCTTGCGGGAGGTCACGTCGATGCGGAGCGTCCGGTCCTTGTCCTCGAGGTTGGTGTAGTAGAACCCCTTGAGGTCGTCCACCGCGTACCCCTCGGGACCGCCCTCCAGCTTGATCGTGCCGCCGAGCGCCGGGGCGGCGGGCTTCGAGACATCGAGGATCGTGAGCGAGTTGTCGCGCGGCGTCGTGACCCACACCTCTTTCTTCGAGGCCACGTACGTGACGCCGTCCGGCGACGACGGGAGCGTGACGCAGCCGGCGCGCGCGAGGGTCGCCGCGTCGATCGCGCAGACGCTCGAGTCGGCGCGGCTGCCGACGTAGACGAAGCCGTCGCCTACCGTCGCCGAGCTGGGGCCGACCAGCCGCTTGACGCCGCGGCGCTCCACCTCGGCCGTGGGGAACTTCTCGACCTTGGTCATCTCCTGCGTCTTCGTGTCGATGACGACCGTGTTGCCGCTCCCCGCCGCGGGGACCCAGACGCGGTGGCGTCCCCGATCGACGGCGAGGTAATCGAGGGTGAGGCCGTCCGCCGTGGCGCCGGGGAGGGCGAGGGAGACGAGGCCGGACGTCGGCGCCGGCTCGGCGGCCGCGAGAATCACGGGAATGGTGAGGGCAGCGAGAATCGCAACCAGAATGGCTGTTCGATCCATCGGGAGTGTTCTCATGCGGGCTCTCCTTTCGAGCGGGGCGGGCGCAGGAGAAAGCGTACCACGTCGACCCGTCTCCCTTGTGACCCGCGCTCCCGCTGCGGTAGCATGGGACGTCGGCCACGATTCCGTTGCGACGCCCGGGGCGGAATCGCGTGGCGCGGCTCGTCGAGTCGATCCGGGCGGAGTCCTTTCGGCACCGGCTGCCAGAGGTACCCAGAAGATGCGACGCCTCGTCGTGCGCGCGCTTGTGATCGTGTGCTCTCTCGCTCCGCTCCCCGCGCAAGCCGTCCGGAACGATTCGGAGTTCAAGGTCAACACGTACGTCGTGGACGATCAGTCCACCCCGGCGACGGCCGTGGACCTTTTCGGCAACTTCGTGGTCGTGTGGCAGAGCTACGGGCAGGACGGCTCGGGGCTCGGCATCTTCGGCCAGCGGTTCGACGCGAGCGGCGCGCCCGTGGGAGGCGAGTTCCAGGTCAACACCTTCACGACCGGCGACCAGTCCCTTCCCGTCGTCGCCATCGGCCCCACGGGAAATCTCTTCGTAGTCTGGAACAGCAAAGGACAGGACGGCTCGTTGGGCGGCGTCTTCGCCAGGCGGTACGATTCCAACGGGGTCGCGCTGGCTGGAGAGTTCCAGGTGAACACGTACACCACCGCCGGCCAGTACGGCCCGTCGATCGCCTCGGACGGCGCGGGAAACTTCGTCGTGGTCTGGTCGAGCTTCGGCCAGGACGGCTCGCAGTTCGGCGTCTTCGGCCAGAGGTTCGACTCGTCCGGAGCCCCCCAGGGAGGAGAGTTCCAGGTCAACGCCACCACGACCGACTACCAGAGAAGCCCGGCGGTCGCCGCGGACAGCTCCGGCAATTTCGTCGTGGCCTGGGAGAGCCAGGGACAGGACGGATCGGGATACGGCATCTTCGGCCGGCGGTTCGACTCGACCGGGACTCCGGCCTCGGCCGAGATCCAGATCAATACCTTCACGACCGGCGATCAGGCGGTTCCCTCGATCGCGATGGATCCTCTCGGCAACTTCGTCGTTGCATGGAACAGCTACGCCCAGGACGGCTCGGACTACGGCGTCTTCGCCCGGCGATTCGACTCGAGCGCCTCTCCCGTCGCGGGCGAGTTCCAGGTCAACACTTTCACGACCGGCCGCCAGCTCGGGACTTCCGTCGGCATGGACACGAACGGCGGCATGGTCGTCACGTGGCGCAGCTTCGATCAGGATGGCTCGAGGTTCGGCGTCTTCGGCCGTCCCTTCGATGCCGGCGGGGTTGCGACCGGCCCGGAGTTCCAGGCCAACACCTTCACCCCCAACCGTCAGACCGAGCAGAGCGTGGCCATGGACCCTCTGGGCGATTTCGTCGTGGCGTGGTCGAGCGGCGACCAGGACGGCTCGGGGTACGGGATCTTCGCGCAGCGCTTCCTGGGGTCGCTCTCGTGCTCCGCGGGGGATGCCGACGCGGACGGCGTCTGCGACGATTTCGACAACTGCCTCTCGACGTACAATCCCACGCAGGACGACACCGACCACGACGGCGTCGGCGATGCCTGCGACGTCATGGTCACGGCCCCGGCGGGCGGGACCTTTGTCGATTGCAGCATTCCGACTGCGGCGGGGCCGACGATCACGTGGGACAAGGGGATGTACGACCAGTTCAAGGTCTTCATCAGCCCCGTCTCGACTTTCCCGTCGAACAACCGGGTGTCGAGCGGCTCGGGCTTCCTGAAGGTGACGAGCTACACGCCGCCCGCGAAGACCTGGAAGAGCGTGTGCGCGAAAGCGGTGAAGACGAACGCGGCGAGCCCGATCCTCTTCATCCATGTCTTCGCGCAGGACCTGCTCTTGAAGGGAAAGAGCCCGGATCGGCTCACGTTCAGCAACCTGGTCGAGGTGCACGTCAAGCCCTGAGCAGTGAGCGCGCGACGGCGGCCAGGCGCCTGTCGAGGGTCCAGAGCGGCACGTGGCTGAGCCTCGCCGAGGCCAGGAGGTGGGCGTCGATCCACCCGATTCCCGACCCGCCGAGGCCGTTCGACTCCACGAAGGCCAGCACTTCGTCGTGCTCCGCGCGCCGCACCTGCGGAAGGGACTCCAGGAGCGCGAGCACCTCCCTGCGGTTCGCGAGTCGGCCGCAGGCCAGCTCCCCGATCACGAAGGGATGACACCGGACCTCCCCGCGTTCGAGGTGTGACACGAGCGCGGCGTTGCCCCCGCGCAGGTGGTCCACCCAGACGGATGTGTCCGCGAGCACTAGGACGCCTTCCCGGGCCTCCGCCGGGGGACGCGCCGGAGTCTCCGCTCGGTCCCTCCAAGCGCCGCCAGCCGCCTTGCGCTTTCCAGCGCGATCAGCGCCTCGAGCCCGGCGTGAACGACCGCGGTTTTCTCACTCATGCCGCTCAGCCGCTGGGCTTTTCGCAGGAGATCGTCGTCGATGTTGAGTGTGGTTCTCATATGCATAAGTATGGCTGTTTCATGCATACGGGTCAAGAGGCCGGCCCGGCGACCGATCCCCGGCCCCCGATCCTTCGGCATCGCGGTCGTGCACCTTTCGCGTCCCTCCGTGTCCATCGAGAGTGCGAGCCATTAAAGATCGCATTCGACGCGATGGAGGGACCCCATGCGCATCTCCACGTCGTTCGTCGCACGTGCCCTGACGCTCTCCCTTGTCATTTGTTGGCCGTTGCAATTCACAATGGCTGCTGGTCCCGACAATGACCGGCCGGGTGAGGGTATCCTCGAGGCGCGGGACGCCGCCGGCGCATTCGTCCCCATGCCCCTCCGTCACACGGAAGTGCGCGCGGAAGTCACCGGGTTCGTCGCGCGCGTGGAGGTCGTCCAGACCTTCGGCAACCCGTTCGAGACACCGATCGAAGCGACGTACGTCTTCCCGCTCCCCGAGCGAGCGGCCGTCGACGACTTCGTCCTCGAGGTGGGAGAGCGGCGCATCCAGGGAGCGATCCGGCGCCGCGAGGAGGCCCGGAAGACGTACGAAGCCGCGCGGGCCGCGGGATACACCGCTTCGCTTCTCGAGCAGGAGCGGCCGAACGTCTTCACGCAGTCCGTGAGCAACATCGCGCCCGGAAACGAAATCAGGATCCACCTGCGATACATCGACATCCTTTCCTTCGCCGACGGCGCCTATCGATTTCTCTACCCGATGGTCGTCGGCCCTCGATACTCCCCCACGGGGGCCGCGCCGGCCGGCGCCGCCGGCGTTCCACTCCCCTCCACCATTCACCTCGAGCCGGGGAGGCACACCGCGCA includes:
- a CDS encoding thrombospondin type 3 repeat-containing protein — protein: MRRRTITIRTAAPIAVLLALLAPASAAPATIQPGDLFAGVFFGQVNWYSNAGAFQRSLHTTGSRWSTGMSFDGAGRLYVTNFIEQSVSRFDAGGNLLGGFANGFGGKPESIVFDAAGEALIGVADGDGDVKRFDAAGNLVAEYAVAVENQGADWIDLAPDQCTLYYTSEGARVKRYDVCAGAQLPDFATDLHGPAYALRLLADGGLLVADTEDIHRLDSAGVTVRTYSVPGEFDWFALNVDRDGATFWAGDYDSGDAYRFDIATGAVVAGPILTCNSICLSGLVAFGDPDVDGDGVPDRRDNCPLAANGAQADTDGDRVGDACDGDPLNPAAWGAPSEPLHLVFSSSGTLTWSAPVRTGGVPAYDTIRAEISSDFTITATCVESGGTDTTTFDPYVPPTGSAVYYLVRAATACPSCTGPLGTTSAGDPRVAVGCP
- a CDS encoding cache domain-containing protein, with the translated sequence MTRSPATILVSTIAVAALSGLLPIAGDAQSPKPPATGPAMDGPARHAVILVRLAADLIETRGRERAFEEFRKKGGMFYRGDTYVFVDDMAGKALLNPAFPEVEGKSMIDEKDANGKLLQRAMIDLLREKEEGWVDYMWPKPGETAPSHKWTYVKRVTVDGAPALVGAGIYAE
- a CDS encoding VCBS repeat-containing protein, which codes for MTHRPSSLRRSPAFLLFSAFCIALTSPPASATQSQRLIAMLPAATTVATGDIDGDGHQDVVAGSLLGGSDPFPRLVWYRNDGAAAPSFIPHVLVSGRNFDVAGVDVSSADLDRDGDLDILYVGALGVAWFENLGGTPASLAFHQVKALPATSRGNLGAADVDGDGDLDLVGGWTNPTSGTVAWFESTGAKPPAFTEHDVAVSGAFVAGARAADVDGDGDVDIVAAFISNDTIAWYENGGGSVPAVTPHIVSEDPDGTGAKQGFADIPFYLAAGDLDADGRVDLVTASSFDGKVAWYPGK
- a CDS encoding RedB protein, whose protein sequence is MNSSRIVAVSFGAVWVGGVVLGLGMLLVFDTTPGVQGGTPARWPEATALLRKPGLPTLVMAAHPQCSCTRASLAELSRIMATLAGRLDAHVVVLSPRDVPRSWVENVLWRTAEEIPGVTVVADAGGREADRFGLETSGQTLLYDSGGILRFAGGVTSMRGHEGDNAGRSAIVALVTGGTPAIDRTLVFGCALHAETGGRE
- a CDS encoding response regulator — its product is MRQAESFAGIAPSIAGRAGEILASRWRALAAQTDRIFVGLLVFEWLAGMAFAEWISPRTWGGLESAVHPHVIAAVFLGAAVVSFPIFMVFTRPAAPATRHVIAVAQMLMGGLLIQFTGGRIETHFIVFGSLAFVAFYRDWRVLVSASAAVAIDHLVRGVIWPQSIYGVLTPTVWRSLEHAGWVVFCDFFLIASCRRGVAEMKETAERQAELEAINLGIEKQIDLRTSELMESEERFRSLSASAPVGIFQMDASGMCLYTNPCWQEIAGLTLPESLGAGWKRALHPEDSERVLREAAAAASEGRELSLEFRYQRPGDSERWVHARSTAVRDADGKVTGRVGTVEDITERRAAEAVLREAKEAAEAGTRAKSSFLATMSHEIRTPMNGVIGMTGLLMDTTLNEEQRQYAETIRTSGQALLTIINDILDFSKIEAGKLHIEIIDFDVRTMVEEALELLAERAHEKKLEIGCLVHPDVPISLRGDPGRLRQILTNFLSNGVKFTAKGEVIVRVRALEESADAVTVRVDVSDTGIGIAPDSLAGLFLPFTQADASTTRRFGGTGLGLAISRQLAEAMGGEVGAVSEPGKGSTFWFTARLERSQTSSMSRTVPRKDLRGLRALVVDDNETNRMILRAQTRNWGMESEEAADGPRALAMLRDSAQGDRFDIVILDMEMPGMDGLEVARAIRADAALAPARILMLTSVGIRGHAEESKRAGVDAYLTKPVRESQLYDCMRSLSGANPSADRVSEPASRPLVTRHSLKEEKARARARVLVVEDNEVNQRVAVHMLKKLGLSVDVVANGLEAVEAVARIPYDVVLMDCLMPEMDGYQATRAIRDAERGKGTHTPIVAMTANALEGDREKCLEAGMDDYVTKPVTKQTLEAAIARWLTPAEPESLTPGPAGGTASRSNVTAGREIMERLARQVGEEDPAFLADLIESFLNEVPSTLASIREAVARMDAGALRASAHSLKGASGTMGVARMSSICADLEAHAKTGSVDGATPLLKELEDEFSRLTEALAVAR
- a CDS encoding type II toxin-antitoxin system VapC family toxin codes for the protein MLADTSVWVDHLRGGNAALVSHLERGEVRCHPFVIGELACGRLANRREVLALLESLPQVRRAEHDEVLAFVESNGLGGSGIGWIDAHLLASARLSHVPLWTLDRRLAAVARSLLRA
- a CDS encoding type II toxin-antitoxin system VapB family antitoxin — encoded protein: MRTTLNIDDDLLRKAQRLSGMSEKTAVVHAGLEALIALESARRLAALGGTERRLRRVPRRRPGKAS